A region of Natribaculum luteum DNA encodes the following proteins:
- a CDS encoding winged helix-turn-helix transcriptional regulator, translating into MDESRPRVAVWCEGEEWCPLTSTATLIGKKWHCVIIHRLLVNGPLGFNALKEEVDGISSKVLSDALDDLEEKQLVNREIVNEKPVRVEYSLTDLGESLESIVMEMRDWGLEYLEPASDKDSSIA; encoded by the coding sequence ATGGACGAAAGTCGACCACGAGTCGCTGTCTGGTGCGAGGGCGAGGAGTGGTGCCCGCTCACCTCGACGGCGACGCTTATCGGAAAGAAGTGGCACTGCGTGATCATTCATCGGCTGCTCGTGAACGGTCCACTGGGCTTTAACGCTCTCAAGGAGGAGGTCGACGGGATCTCGAGCAAGGTGCTCTCGGACGCGCTCGACGACCTCGAGGAAAAACAGCTGGTAAACCGCGAGATCGTCAACGAGAAGCCGGTTCGCGTCGAATACTCGCTGACCGATCTCGGCGAATCCCTCGAGTCGATCGTCATGGAGATGCGCGACTGGGGACTCGAGTACCTCGAGCCTGCAAGCGACAAGGACAGTTCGATCGCGTAG
- a CDS encoding NAD(P)H-hydrate epimerase: MRPNAYRTPDGVGVPAVTADEMRDVDRIATEDLGLSLAQMVEHAGRTLARHALEFDGGPIVVLAGGGGNGSGGLACARHLVNRGRPVTVVLDRDPADLEDVAASQHGILDAMNVPVRVDADEVPGPSLVVDALVGYGLEGTPRGTAASLVEWVNRSGADVLALDVPTGTNATTGETPGVAIDPDRTLTLALPKTGLDETVDEFFLGDVGIPPLVYDRLEIPSVVPFGRAFSVALERVRE; this comes from the coding sequence ATGCGACCGAACGCGTACCGAACGCCGGACGGAGTTGGCGTACCGGCAGTCACCGCCGACGAGATGCGCGACGTCGACCGAATCGCGACCGAAGACCTCGGGCTCTCGCTCGCACAGATGGTCGAACACGCCGGCCGTACCCTGGCTCGTCACGCACTCGAGTTCGACGGCGGGCCGATCGTCGTCCTCGCTGGCGGCGGTGGTAACGGGAGCGGCGGACTCGCCTGTGCTCGCCACCTCGTCAATCGAGGACGGCCCGTCACCGTCGTCCTCGACCGCGATCCTGCCGATCTCGAGGACGTCGCCGCGAGCCAGCACGGTATCCTCGACGCGATGAACGTCCCGGTTCGCGTCGACGCCGACGAAGTGCCGGGCCCGTCGCTCGTCGTCGACGCGCTCGTCGGCTACGGCCTCGAGGGAACGCCCCGTGGGACGGCCGCGTCGCTGGTCGAGTGGGTGAATCGGTCGGGTGCCGACGTCCTCGCGCTCGACGTCCCCACTGGAACGAACGCGACGACCGGTGAGACGCCCGGCGTCGCGATCGATCCCGATCGGACCCTCACGCTCGCGCTCCCGAAGACGGGCCTAGACGAGACGGTCGACGAGTTCTTTCTTGGCGATGTCGGCATTCCGCCGCTCGTCTACGACCGCCTCGAGATTCCATCCGTCGTACCGTTCGGGCGAGCGTTTTCCGTTGCACTCGAGCGCGTTCGCGAGTGA
- a CDS encoding redoxin domain-containing protein gives MTTTTDFELPNVATGTDPFRLSEHAAASETDAIVLLFQRDYHCLKCREQVQTVASRYDEFRARNATVVSILPEPVERVRRWQRQYDLPYPLLADESKTTSDQYDQPTRFGVLGSIHDVVGRMPEAVVVDARSDAPTIEWIHRGSHPADRPTVDDLLAQLDDLA, from the coding sequence ATGACCACGACCACCGATTTCGAACTCCCGAACGTCGCGACCGGCACCGATCCGTTTCGACTGTCCGAACACGCCGCAGCGTCCGAGACGGACGCCATCGTCTTGCTCTTCCAGCGGGACTACCACTGTCTCAAGTGTCGCGAGCAGGTACAGACGGTCGCCTCGAGGTACGACGAGTTTCGCGCTCGCAACGCGACGGTCGTGTCGATTCTCCCCGAGCCAGTCGAACGAGTCCGGCGATGGCAACGACAGTACGACCTTCCGTATCCGCTGCTCGCCGACGAATCGAAGACGACGAGCGACCAGTACGATCAGCCGACGCGCTTTGGCGTCCTCGGCTCGATCCACGACGTGGTCGGCCGGATGCCCGAAGCGGTCGTCGTCGACGCGCGGTCGGACGCGCCGACGATCGAATGGATCCACCGCGGGAGCCATCCGGCCGATCGACCGACCGTCGACGATCTCCTGGCGCAGCTCGACGACCTCGCGTGA
- a CDS encoding transcriptional regulator produces the protein MTHASDRLLELPPSSKLVFKVLEVDGPMTQGAIADATLLNPRTVRDALGRLDDASIVSEDVYFRDARKSIYTVSSPPASE, from the coding sequence GTGACACACGCGTCCGACCGACTCCTCGAACTCCCACCGAGTTCGAAACTCGTGTTCAAAGTCCTCGAGGTCGACGGCCCCATGACACAGGGGGCGATCGCCGATGCGACGCTCCTGAACCCGCGAACGGTTCGGGATGCCCTCGGTCGCCTCGACGACGCCAGCATCGTCAGTGAGGACGTCTACTTCCGCGACGCGCGCAAGTCGATCTACACCGTCTCGAGTCCCCCGGCGAGCGAGTGA
- the secY gene encoding preprotein translocase subunit SecY has product MGWKEAAEPVLTRMPAVRRPEGHVPFKRKLAWTAGILVLYFFLTNIALLGLQTGEASDLFGEFRSILAGQQGSLLQVGIGPIVTASIVLQLLGGANLLGLDTDDPRDQVLYQGLQKLLVIVMVVLTALPMVFAGGFLPAQPSLQLGGLSLGQTGVQLLLFAQIFAGGVLILYMDEVVSKWGVGSGIGLFIIAGVSQKLVTGLIQPSTGGFFYNWYAIITGQITVGSIVGGDGLNTLLLGEGQIVALVTTVLIFGIVVYAESVRVEIPLSHARVKGARGRFPVKLIYASVLPMILVRAVQANVQFMGQILQSQWAGMPAWLGVYSEGQPVSGFFYYLAPIYSPQDWMWWTGAVTQEWWMILIRVAIDVTVMVAGGAIFAIFWVETTDMGPEATARQIQNSGMQIPGFRQNVGVIEKVMERYIPQVTVIGGALVGLLAVMANMLGTIGAVTGTGLLLAVSITYKLYEEIAEEQLMEMHPMMRQMFGNE; this is encoded by the coding sequence ATGGGATGGAAGGAAGCTGCCGAACCGGTCCTGACGCGGATGCCCGCGGTTCGTCGTCCGGAGGGGCACGTCCCCTTCAAGCGCAAGCTGGCGTGGACGGCGGGCATTCTCGTGTTGTACTTCTTCCTGACGAACATCGCGCTGCTCGGTCTGCAGACCGGCGAAGCGAGCGACCTCTTCGGTGAGTTCCGCTCGATCCTGGCCGGTCAGCAGGGCTCGCTCCTGCAGGTCGGTATCGGACCGATCGTCACGGCGAGCATCGTCTTGCAACTGCTCGGCGGGGCGAACCTGCTCGGCCTCGACACCGACGATCCGCGTGATCAGGTGCTCTACCAGGGCCTGCAGAAGCTGCTCGTGATCGTGATGGTGGTGCTGACCGCGCTGCCGATGGTGTTCGCCGGCGGCTTCCTCCCAGCCCAGCCGTCGCTCCAGCTCGGCGGGCTCTCGCTCGGACAGACCGGCGTCCAGCTGTTGCTGTTCGCCCAGATCTTCGCTGGCGGTGTCCTCATCCTCTACATGGACGAGGTCGTCAGCAAGTGGGGCGTCGGCAGCGGTATCGGACTGTTCATCATCGCCGGCGTGAGCCAGAAGCTCGTCACCGGTCTGATCCAGCCGAGTACCGGCGGGTTCTTCTACAACTGGTACGCGATCATCACCGGCCAGATTACCGTCGGGTCGATCGTCGGTGGTGACGGGCTGAACACGCTGTTGCTCGGCGAGGGACAGATCGTCGCGCTGGTGACGACGGTGCTGATCTTCGGCATCGTCGTCTACGCGGAGTCCGTCCGCGTCGAGATTCCACTGAGTCACGCCCGGGTCAAGGGCGCTCGCGGTCGCTTCCCCGTGAAGCTCATCTACGCGAGCGTCCTGCCGATGATCCTCGTTCGTGCAGTGCAGGCGAACGTCCAGTTCATGGGCCAGATCCTCCAGAGTCAGTGGGCCGGTATGCCCGCCTGGCTGGGAGTCTACTCCGAGGGCCAGCCCGTGAGCGGGTTCTTCTACTATCTGGCACCGATCTACTCCCCACAGGACTGGATGTGGTGGACTGGCGCCGTTACCCAGGAGTGGTGGATGATACTGATCCGCGTCGCGATCGACGTGACGGTCATGGTCGCCGGCGGCGCGATCTTTGCCATCTTCTGGGTCGAGACGACGGACATGGGTCCGGAAGCGACCGCACGGCAGATCCAGAACTCCGGGATGCAGATTCCCGGCTTCCGCCAGAACGTCGGCGTCATCGAGAAGGTCATGGAGCGGTACATTCCGCAGGTGACCGTCATCGGCGGCGCGCTCGTCGGCCTGCTCGCGGTCATGGCCAACATGCTCGGCACCATCGGGGCCGTCACCGGGACGGGACTGCTGCTCGCCGTGTCGATCACCTACAAGCTCTACGAGGAGATCGCCGAAGAGCAACTCATGGAGATGCACCCGATGATGCGCCAGATGTTCGGAAACGAGTAA
- a CDS encoding uL15m family ribosomal protein: MTSKKRRQRGSRTHSGGTHKNRRGAGHRGGRGRAGRSKHEFHNYEPKGKHGFKRPHDIRDEVLEIDVQKLDEDAILYAADGLAEETGDGYQIDARDVVEDGHEADVVKVLGGGQVRNTLEVTADAFSEAAREKLEAAGGEAVLSDRAEEAADETEQDEE; this comes from the coding sequence ATGACGAGCAAGAAACGACGCCAGCGCGGCTCGCGAACGCACAGCGGCGGCACCCACAAGAACCGCCGTGGTGCAGGCCACCGTGGCGGACGCGGTCGCGCCGGGCGGAGCAAACACGAGTTCCACAACTACGAACCGAAGGGCAAACACGGCTTCAAGCGGCCACACGACATCCGCGATGAGGTCCTCGAGATCGACGTCCAGAAGCTCGACGAGGACGCGATCCTTTACGCCGCAGACGGCCTCGCCGAGGAGACCGGCGACGGCTACCAGATCGACGCTCGTGACGTCGTCGAAGACGGTCACGAGGCCGACGTCGTGAAGGTACTCGGCGGCGGCCAGGTCCGCAACACGCTCGAGGTCACGGCGGACGCCTTCTCCGAGGCGGCCCGCGAGAAACTCGAGGCGGCCGGCGGCGAGGCGGTCCTCTCCGACCGGGCGGAAGAAGCCGCCGACGAAACAGAACAGGACGAGGAGTAA